Proteins encoded within one genomic window of Polyangiaceae bacterium:
- a CDS encoding pyridoxal-phosphate dependent enzyme → MSYAASLQSIRTARERIAPHVHVTPILTSRTLDQRAGRELFFKGECFQRVGAFKVRGAMNAVLSLSGVDAERGVVTHSSGNHAQALALAAKTRGIAAHVVMPETAPRVKRAAVEGYGARVVTCAPTLPAREETANRVAQETGAVLIPPFDHPDVISGQGTLALEILEQVPELDAIVMPLGGGGMLSGVAIAGKALKPSLRIIGVEPSGADEAARSRKAGERIALPAPKSVADGLLAGIGELTWPPVRDLADDVLVVDDDAILGAMRLVWERMKIVIEPSAATPVAALLERPELFGARRVAVVLSGGNVDLDALPF, encoded by the coding sequence GTGAGCTACGCGGCAAGCCTTCAATCGATTCGTACGGCGCGCGAGCGCATCGCACCCCACGTGCACGTCACGCCGATCCTCACCAGCCGCACCCTGGACCAGCGCGCTGGGCGCGAGCTGTTCTTCAAGGGCGAGTGCTTTCAGCGCGTGGGCGCCTTCAAGGTGCGTGGCGCGATGAACGCCGTGCTCTCGCTCTCCGGCGTGGATGCTGAACGCGGCGTGGTGACGCACTCCAGCGGAAACCACGCACAAGCGCTGGCGCTCGCGGCGAAGACGCGAGGCATCGCGGCCCACGTGGTGATGCCGGAGACGGCGCCACGGGTGAAACGCGCCGCCGTGGAAGGCTACGGCGCGCGCGTGGTGACCTGCGCACCCACGCTGCCGGCGCGGGAAGAGACGGCGAACCGTGTGGCGCAGGAGACCGGCGCGGTGCTGATCCCGCCCTTCGATCACCCCGACGTCATCTCCGGCCAGGGCACGCTGGCCCTCGAGATCTTGGAACAGGTGCCGGAGCTCGATGCCATCGTGATGCCGCTGGGGGGCGGCGGCATGCTGAGCGGCGTCGCGATCGCGGGCAAGGCGCTAAAACCGAGCTTGCGCATCATCGGCGTGGAACCGTCGGGGGCCGACGAAGCGGCGCGATCCCGCAAGGCTGGGGAGCGCATCGCGCTGCCCGCGCCGAAGAGCGTGGCGGACGGCCTGTTGGCGGGTATCGGCGAGCTCACCTGGCCGCCGGTGCGCGACCTCGCAGATGACGTGCTGGTCGTGGACGACGACGCCATTTTGGGCGCCATGCGTCTCGTGTGGGAGCGCATGAAGATCGTGATCGAGCCCAGCGCCGCCACGCCGGTGGCCGCCCTGCTCGAGCGGCCGGAGCTGTTCGGCGCGCGGCGCGTGGCGGTGGTGCTCTCCGGCGGCAACGTGGACCTGGACGCGCTGCCCTTCTGA
- the pntB gene encoding Re/Si-specific NAD(P)(+) transhydrogenase subunit beta, whose product MPHSLVTTAYLAAGVLFILSLSGLSKQETARRGNTFGIVGMLIALGATAAGGSVTGYLPLLGAVLVGAVIGATLAARVAMTSMPELVAILHSFVGAAAVLVGIASYLDPSNQLVGAEAVIHEVEVFVGVFIGAITFTGSIIAFGKLRGMIGSKPLLLPARHLINLGLVGGSVALGAQFLAASAHGGLTPLLIMTGLASVLGILLVMAIGGADMPVVVSMLNSYSGWAAAAAGFMLSNDLLIITGALVGSSGAILSYIMCRAMNRSFLSVIFGGFGAAEGSAPARKEGEPQGEVVSITADETAGLLKDAKSVIVVPGYGMAVAQAQYPLWEVARVLKEKGTNVRFAIHPVAGRLPGHMNVLLAEAKVPYDIVLEMEEINEDFPETDVVLVIGANDIVNPSALDDPQSPIYGMPVLEVWKAKTTIVMKRGMASGYAGIENPLFFMENTQMLFGDAKKTVDAILGQLKSDAASEAA is encoded by the coding sequence ATGCCGCACAGCCTCGTCACCACCGCCTACCTCGCCGCCGGCGTTCTCTTCATCCTGAGCCTGAGTGGGCTCAGCAAGCAGGAGACGGCGCGGCGGGGAAACACCTTTGGCATCGTCGGGATGCTGATCGCCCTCGGCGCCACCGCCGCGGGCGGCAGCGTCACGGGGTATCTACCGCTTCTCGGCGCAGTGCTCGTGGGCGCGGTGATCGGCGCCACCCTCGCCGCCCGCGTGGCGATGACCAGCATGCCGGAGCTCGTCGCCATCTTGCACAGCTTCGTCGGCGCCGCTGCGGTGCTGGTCGGCATCGCGAGCTACCTCGATCCATCGAATCAGCTCGTGGGCGCGGAAGCCGTGATCCACGAGGTGGAGGTGTTCGTCGGCGTGTTCATCGGCGCCATCACCTTCACCGGATCGATCATCGCCTTCGGAAAGCTGCGCGGAATGATCGGAAGCAAGCCCCTCTTGCTCCCGGCGCGCCATCTCATCAACCTGGGCTTGGTGGGTGGGAGCGTGGCCCTCGGCGCGCAGTTCCTCGCTGCCAGCGCCCATGGAGGCCTCACTCCGCTCTTGATCATGACTGGGCTCGCTTCTGTGCTCGGCATCTTGCTGGTGATGGCCATCGGCGGTGCGGACATGCCCGTGGTGGTGAGCATGCTCAACAGCTACTCCGGGTGGGCCGCCGCCGCCGCGGGCTTCATGCTCTCGAACGATCTGCTCATCATCACCGGTGCACTGGTCGGCTCCAGCGGCGCGATCCTCTCGTACATCATGTGCCGCGCCATGAATCGCTCGTTCCTGTCGGTCATCTTCGGTGGCTTCGGCGCCGCCGAGGGTTCCGCGCCCGCCCGCAAGGAGGGCGAGCCGCAGGGCGAGGTGGTGAGCATCACCGCGGACGAGACCGCGGGCCTCTTGAAGGACGCAAAGAGCGTGATCGTGGTGCCTGGCTACGGCATGGCCGTGGCACAGGCGCAGTATCCGCTGTGGGAGGTGGCACGGGTGCTCAAGGAGAAGGGCACCAACGTGCGCTTCGCGATTCACCCGGTGGCCGGTCGCCTGCCCGGGCACATGAACGTGCTCTTGGCGGAAGCCAAGGTGCCGTACGACATCGTGCTCGAGATGGAAGAGATCAACGAGGACTTCCCGGAGACGGACGTCGTGCTCGTGATTGGCGCCAACGACATCGTGAACCCCAGCGCCCTCGACGACCCGCAGAGCCCCATCTACGGCATGCCCGTGCTCGAGGTGTGGAAAGCGAAGACCACCATCGTGATGAAGCGCGGTATGGCGAGCGGCTACGCCGGCATCGAGAACCCGCTGTTCTTCATGGAGAACACGCAGATGCTGTTCGGGGACGCGAAGAAGACGGTGGACGCCATTCTCGGTCAGCTCAAGAGCGACGCCGCCAGCGAAGCCGCCTGA
- a CDS encoding DUF1566 domain-containing protein — translation MAQRARQAAGAAGSGGAAGSGGVPGTGKWPDSATTSCSDGVTFGVSCPGDGADYYGQDGNFEIDKPTYSVNGAVVTDSVLGLAWRLGNAQTSHSGASAACQGSGFGWRVPTFLELLSLMDYGASIDAVPATFAKQGPFWAAETAPEAGTGWTFTADTGLPIPAPGSTLVSVLCVSGQPISGAMGKPFNGTVQDGRTGLHWQTGTTPAETWKDALKYCKGAQGAGFATGWRLPSVKELLTIAKTDSKNAIDLNVFNSAVPVWTSSPVATDGSKAWLVDFNPLTVTATAVTATAEVRCVHGPS, via the coding sequence GTGGCGCAGCGGGCGCGGCAGGCAGCGGGTGCGGCGGGCAGCGGTGGTGCGGCGGGCAGCGGCGGCGTGCCGGGCACCGGCAAGTGGCCGGATTCGGCAACCACGTCCTGCAGCGATGGCGTCACGTTCGGGGTGAGCTGTCCGGGGGACGGCGCCGACTACTACGGACAGGATGGGAACTTCGAGATCGACAAGCCGACGTATTCCGTCAATGGCGCCGTCGTCACGGATTCCGTGCTTGGGCTGGCGTGGCGCTTGGGGAACGCTCAAACGTCTCACTCGGGAGCGAGCGCGGCGTGCCAGGGCTCCGGCTTTGGCTGGCGCGTACCAACGTTCCTCGAGCTGTTGTCGCTGATGGACTACGGAGCGTCGATTGACGCGGTACCAGCTACCTTCGCCAAACAAGGGCCTTTCTGGGCAGCGGAGACCGCTCCCGAGGCCGGAACCGGGTGGACCTTCACGGCGGATACCGGCCTGCCGATTCCCGCGCCTGGCAGCACCTTGGTCAGCGTGCTGTGCGTTTCTGGTCAGCCGATCAGCGGCGCCATGGGCAAGCCGTTCAACGGAACCGTTCAAGACGGTCGCACCGGGCTCCACTGGCAAACGGGCACGACGCCTGCCGAGACGTGGAAGGATGCGCTCAAGTATTGCAAGGGCGCACAGGGTGCGGGTTTCGCTACCGGGTGGCGTCTGCCGTCCGTCAAGGAGCTCCTCACCATCGCCAAGACGGACTCGAAGAACGCGATTGACCTCAATGTGTTCAACTCCGCCGTACCGGTCTGGACCTCGTCGCCGGTCGCGACGGACGGCTCCAAAGCTTGGCTCGTGGACTTCAACCCGTTGACGGTCACTGCCACCGCCGTGACGGCGACGGCCGAAGTCCGCTGCGTGCACGGCCCGAGCTGA
- a CDS encoding PD40 domain-containing protein: MLRSAAMTLRFVSLLAVFSVCASFAACSSDDSSNGGSGGTAGSAGAGGTAAVGGGAGVDAGVDASDDGDAAFTPDGYIPDPLPEHISFAAKNPIPTGLSLLFDDWNANPNKVLSIRPDGTGETEIFQAYRVWSLGASHDGNTVAFACGDPLQLEHYGLALGDAIQNTWLYDTSAQTAKVLSFGNINDECHTFNQKDDTLYVCRRYDFQELPGPQFSNKGYQLGRMNVASGAFEFLTPEPVMKLEVSPEPTADESEIYYTVVEIQGGTQSRSIVKTTLPTGTPTKVVDSATLRDLSPDGTKLLYQNHLDKGTLYVSDVDGANAVQVTSHPGTNASFSPDGSRIAYLYGETQSCNHIETVAVDGSEAGAPKRVRDCGTAFVTDLVWIDKQ; the protein is encoded by the coding sequence ATGCTTCGCTCCGCCGCCATGACGCTTCGCTTCGTTTCGCTGCTGGCGGTGTTCTCGGTGTGCGCGAGCTTCGCTGCCTGCAGCAGTGACGACAGCTCCAACGGCGGCTCCGGGGGCACGGCGGGCAGCGCCGGTGCGGGTGGTACGGCGGCCGTCGGAGGGGGCGCGGGAGTCGACGCCGGCGTGGACGCCTCAGACGATGGCGACGCCGCCTTTACCCCCGACGGATACATCCCGGATCCCCTCCCAGAGCACATTTCCTTCGCCGCCAAGAACCCGATCCCCACGGGGCTGTCGCTGCTGTTCGATGACTGGAACGCCAATCCGAACAAGGTGCTCAGCATCCGCCCGGACGGCACGGGAGAGACGGAGATCTTCCAGGCGTACCGCGTGTGGAGCCTCGGCGCATCGCACGATGGAAACACCGTCGCCTTCGCCTGCGGGGATCCGCTTCAGCTCGAGCACTATGGCCTGGCTTTGGGCGACGCCATCCAGAACACCTGGCTCTACGACACCAGCGCCCAGACTGCGAAGGTCCTCTCCTTCGGCAACATCAACGATGAATGCCACACCTTCAACCAGAAGGACGACACGTTGTACGTGTGCCGTCGCTACGATTTCCAGGAGCTGCCGGGACCGCAGTTCAGCAACAAGGGCTATCAGCTGGGTCGCATGAACGTGGCCAGCGGCGCGTTCGAGTTCTTGACCCCCGAACCCGTGATGAAGCTCGAGGTCTCGCCCGAGCCCACGGCGGACGAGTCCGAGATCTACTACACGGTGGTGGAGATCCAGGGCGGCACGCAGAGTCGCAGCATCGTGAAGACCACGCTGCCCACGGGTACCCCCACGAAGGTCGTGGACAGCGCGACGCTGCGAGACCTGTCCCCGGACGGCACCAAGCTCCTGTACCAGAACCACTTGGACAAGGGCACGCTGTACGTGTCGGACGTCGACGGCGCGAACGCCGTGCAAGTCACGAGCCACCCGGGCACCAACGCCAGCTTCTCGCCGGACGGCAGCCGCATTGCCTATCTGTACGGAGAAACCCAGAGCTGCAATCACATCGAGACCGTGGCAGTGGATGGCTCCGAAGCCGGCGCACCAAAACGTGTCCGGGACTGCGGCACGGCGTTCGTCACGGACCTGGTCTGGATCGACAAGCAGTGA
- a CDS encoding MYXO-CTERM sorting domain-containing protein, giving the protein MRSFRILPLVVVLAAGCALDTEGVGNLFNGDAGVTGGAPGGGSGGSGAYATGGLGGEGATAAQGGVGGEAATGGVAGGTGATGGTGATGGTGATGGTGATGGTGATGGTGGIITDGGTADGGVKSLTVDDDGGCGCRTAPARSPSYGALALAGLALVLGRRRRRR; this is encoded by the coding sequence ATGCGTTCTTTCCGAATCTTGCCCTTGGTCGTAGTGCTCGCAGCGGGCTGCGCCCTGGACACCGAAGGGGTGGGGAATCTGTTCAACGGCGATGCCGGCGTTACGGGCGGCGCTCCGGGAGGAGGCAGCGGCGGTAGTGGCGCCTACGCCACTGGCGGGCTGGGCGGAGAAGGCGCGACGGCCGCCCAAGGCGGCGTCGGGGGCGAAGCTGCGACAGGAGGTGTCGCGGGCGGCACGGGCGCGACCGGCGGCACGGGCGCGACCGGCGGCACGGGCGCAACTGGCGGCACGGGCGCAACTGGCGGCACGGGCGCAACTGGCGGCACGGGCGGCATCATCACCGATGGCGGCACTGCCGACGGTGGCGTCAAGTCGCTCACCGTGGACGACGATGGCGGCTGCGGCTGCCGCACGGCCCCTGCGCGAAGCCCGAGCTACGGAGCCCTCGCGTTGGCCGGCCTCGCGCTGGTGCTCGGTCGACGCCGTCGCCGACGCTAG
- a CDS encoding PaaI family thioesterase, which translates to MSKAEKLQRLDQGFTQAIPHNRALGLRFIDFDAGTATLLLPWKEELVGNPETGVLHGGAVTSMLDAACGAAVFLKLGQPAPIATLDLRIDYLKTGAAKRDVVCRAECYKVTRHVAFVRGVAFHDEDDPIASAAGTFMIQGKGKPIRGADGR; encoded by the coding sequence ATGTCGAAGGCGGAGAAGCTCCAGCGCCTGGACCAGGGTTTCACCCAGGCCATCCCCCACAATCGCGCGCTGGGCTTGCGCTTCATCGACTTCGACGCCGGCACCGCGACGCTGTTGCTCCCCTGGAAGGAGGAGCTGGTCGGCAACCCCGAAACCGGCGTGCTCCACGGCGGGGCCGTCACCAGCATGTTGGACGCGGCCTGCGGCGCCGCCGTGTTCCTCAAGCTGGGGCAGCCGGCGCCCATCGCCACCTTGGATCTGCGCATCGACTACTTGAAGACCGGCGCCGCCAAACGCGACGTGGTCTGTCGCGCCGAGTGCTACAAGGTCACGCGCCACGTAGCGTTCGTACGCGGCGTGGCCTTCCACGACGAAGACGACCCCATCGCGTCCGCCGCGGGCACCTTCATGATCCAAGGCAAGGGCAAGCCCATTCGTGGAGCCGACGGCCGATGA
- the ettA gene encoding energy-dependent translational throttle protein EttA, protein MPEFIFTMQEVTKVHPPDKKVLENITLAFFPGAKIGVIGVNGSGKSSLLRIMAGVDTEFLGEAHPHPGTKIGYFAQEPDLGDAKTVKEAVDVAVADVRALLERFEAVSMKLGEPMSDDEMTKLLDEQAKLQDQIDAADAWTLDNRVEVAMEALRTPPPDAEIDKLSGGEKRRVALCRVLLGRPDMLLLDEPTNHLDAESVAWLERYLQEYPGTVVAITHDRYFLDDVAEWILELDRGRGYPYKGNYSGWLEQKSARLAVEEKQESARQRKLKHELDWVRASPRARQAKSKARLAAYDELVEKSNKGSSDPTEISIPPGPRLGDLVIEAKNLNKGFGDRLLVDDLSFKLPRSGIVGVIGPNGAGKTTLFRMLVKQDTPDSGELVVGDTVQVAYVDQSREALSGDSSVWQEISGGEDRITLGKREVASRAYCAWFGFKGSDQQKPVGALSGGERNRVHLAKLLKEGGNLLLLDEPTNDLDVETLRALEEALLDFPGCAVVISHDRWFLDRIATHILAFEGDSHVEWFEGNYQAYEADRKRRLGVDADQPHRIKYKRLER, encoded by the coding sequence ATGCCCGAGTTCATTTTCACGATGCAGGAGGTGACCAAGGTTCACCCTCCGGACAAGAAGGTGCTGGAGAACATCACCCTCGCCTTCTTTCCCGGCGCCAAGATCGGCGTCATTGGCGTGAACGGTTCCGGCAAGAGCTCCCTCCTGCGCATCATGGCAGGGGTCGACACGGAGTTCTTGGGCGAGGCGCACCCCCACCCCGGGACCAAGATCGGCTACTTCGCGCAGGAACCGGACCTGGGAGACGCGAAGACCGTGAAGGAGGCCGTGGACGTCGCCGTGGCGGACGTTCGCGCGCTGCTCGAGCGGTTCGAGGCGGTCAGCATGAAGCTGGGGGAGCCGATGAGCGACGACGAGATGACGAAGCTCCTCGACGAGCAGGCCAAGCTCCAGGACCAGATCGACGCCGCGGACGCCTGGACGCTCGACAACCGCGTGGAGGTGGCGATGGAAGCCCTGCGCACGCCGCCTCCGGACGCCGAGATCGACAAGCTCTCCGGCGGTGAAAAGCGACGCGTGGCCCTGTGCCGCGTGCTGCTCGGCAGGCCGGACATGCTGCTCTTGGACGAGCCCACCAACCACCTGGACGCCGAGAGCGTGGCGTGGCTCGAGCGCTACCTACAGGAGTATCCGGGGACCGTGGTGGCCATCACTCACGATCGCTACTTCTTGGACGACGTCGCGGAGTGGATCCTGGAGCTCGATCGCGGGCGCGGCTATCCGTACAAGGGCAACTACTCCGGCTGGCTGGAGCAGAAGTCCGCGCGGCTCGCCGTGGAGGAGAAACAGGAGAGCGCTCGCCAGCGCAAGCTCAAGCACGAGCTCGATTGGGTGCGGGCGTCACCCCGCGCGCGGCAAGCCAAGAGCAAGGCACGCCTCGCGGCCTACGACGAGCTCGTGGAAAAGAGCAACAAGGGTTCGAGCGACCCCACGGAGATCAGCATTCCGCCCGGGCCTCGCTTGGGAGACTTGGTCATCGAAGCCAAGAACCTGAACAAGGGCTTCGGGGATCGTCTGTTGGTCGACGATCTTTCCTTCAAGCTACCGCGGAGCGGCATCGTGGGCGTCATCGGACCCAACGGCGCCGGCAAGACCACGCTGTTCCGCATGCTCGTGAAGCAGGACACGCCGGACTCGGGAGAGCTCGTCGTGGGCGACACGGTGCAGGTGGCCTACGTGGATCAGAGTCGCGAGGCGCTCTCGGGCGACAGCAGCGTGTGGCAGGAGATCAGCGGCGGCGAAGATCGCATTACCCTGGGCAAGCGCGAGGTGGCGTCCCGCGCCTACTGCGCCTGGTTCGGCTTCAAAGGCAGCGATCAGCAGAAGCCCGTCGGCGCGCTTTCCGGTGGCGAGCGCAACCGCGTGCACCTGGCCAAGCTCCTGAAAGAAGGCGGCAACCTGCTGCTCCTCGACGAGCCGACCAACGACCTGGACGTGGAAACGCTGCGCGCCCTCGAAGAGGCGCTGCTGGACTTCCCCGGCTGTGCCGTGGTCATCAGTCACGATCGCTGGTTCCTCGACCGCATCGCCACCCACATCCTGGCCTTCGAGGGGGACAGCCACGTGGAGTGGTTCGAAGGGAACTACCAGGCCTACGAGGCGGACAGAAAGCGTCGCCTGGGCGTGGATGCCGATCAGCCGCACCGGATCAAGTACAAGCGTCTGGAGCGCTGA
- a CDS encoding PaaI family thioesterase, producing MSDLVSAIRRAKEAGDFSELVTAIPYWRFLGISAELADGEMVAKLSYADPLIGNPVLPALHGGTIGALLESAAVFELFWQAETVVLPKTINITVAYLRSGRPVDTFAKAVITKHGRRVASVRVEAWQEDRARPIASASANFLVTPLPD from the coding sequence ATGAGCGACCTGGTTTCCGCCATTCGTCGCGCCAAGGAGGCCGGTGACTTCTCCGAGCTGGTGACGGCGATCCCCTATTGGCGCTTCCTCGGCATCAGCGCCGAGCTCGCCGACGGCGAGATGGTCGCCAAGCTCAGCTACGCCGATCCGCTGATCGGCAACCCGGTGTTGCCCGCGCTGCACGGCGGCACCATTGGTGCGCTCTTGGAATCCGCCGCGGTGTTCGAGCTCTTCTGGCAAGCGGAGACGGTCGTCTTGCCCAAGACCATCAACATTACCGTGGCGTACCTGCGCTCCGGTCGGCCGGTGGATACTTTTGCCAAGGCCGTGATCACCAAGCATGGACGGCGCGTGGCCAGTGTTCGTGTCGAAGCGTGGCAGGAGGATCGCGCGCGGCCCATTGCCAGCGCCAGCGCGAATTTCCTCGTCACTCCGTTACCAGACTGA
- the pntA gene encoding Re/Si-specific NAD(P)(+) transhydrogenase subunit alpha — MKIAIPREVRIGERRVAATPETAARLQKLGFEVLVQSGAGDGASFFDDAYEKVGARIVKDVPELWSEADIVLKVQPPDELPDDDKSRHEVDLLREGATLISFIWPAKSEALIQRLAERKATVLAMDQVPRITRAQKMDALSSMANIAGYRAVIEAASFFGRFFTGQMTAAGKVPPAKVLVIGAGVAGLAAIGAARGLGAIVRAFDTRPEVKDQVKSMGADFLEVALEEDGAGEGGYAKVMSPAFIKAEMELFAAQCKDVDIVITTALIPGKPAPQLITREMVEMMKPGSVVVDLAAEAGGNCQVTRPGQVITHEGVTVIGYIDLPSRLAPTASQLYGSNLYHLLADMGGAKSWHVDHNDPVVRGALVLHDGELMWPPPKAEPPPAPKKPKIPSTVPPAHRDKLAEPPKKGNAGAIGMLLAAVALAALGMVAPAGFLTHLTVFVLAVIIGWQVIWNVTPSLHTPLMSVTNAISGIILIGGMLQISGPLQSPVTILGAVAVLIATINVAGGFLVTQRMLRMFHK; from the coding sequence ATGAAAATCGCCATCCCGAGAGAGGTGCGCATCGGCGAGCGTCGCGTAGCGGCGACTCCGGAGACCGCGGCGCGCTTGCAAAAGTTGGGCTTCGAGGTGCTGGTGCAGAGTGGCGCCGGCGACGGAGCCTCGTTCTTCGACGACGCCTACGAGAAGGTCGGTGCACGCATCGTGAAAGACGTGCCCGAGCTGTGGAGCGAAGCCGACATCGTGCTCAAGGTGCAGCCACCGGACGAGCTGCCCGATGACGACAAGAGTCGCCACGAGGTGGATCTGCTGCGCGAAGGTGCCACGCTGATCTCGTTCATCTGGCCGGCGAAGAGCGAGGCGCTGATCCAGCGGCTCGCTGAGCGCAAGGCGACGGTGCTGGCCATGGACCAGGTGCCACGCATCACTCGCGCTCAGAAGATGGACGCCTTGAGCAGCATGGCCAACATCGCCGGCTACCGTGCGGTGATCGAGGCTGCCAGCTTCTTCGGGCGCTTCTTCACTGGGCAGATGACTGCCGCGGGCAAGGTGCCGCCAGCCAAGGTGTTGGTGATCGGTGCCGGCGTCGCGGGCCTGGCGGCCATCGGCGCTGCCCGCGGTCTGGGCGCCATCGTTCGTGCCTTCGACACTCGCCCCGAGGTCAAGGATCAGGTGAAGAGCATGGGGGCGGACTTCCTCGAGGTGGCACTCGAGGAAGATGGCGCGGGCGAAGGCGGCTACGCCAAGGTGATGAGCCCCGCGTTCATCAAGGCGGAGATGGAGCTGTTCGCCGCCCAATGCAAGGACGTGGACATCGTCATCACCACCGCGCTCATTCCCGGGAAACCGGCTCCGCAGCTGATCACCCGCGAGATGGTGGAGATGATGAAGCCGGGCTCGGTGGTGGTCGACCTGGCCGCAGAGGCCGGCGGCAACTGCCAGGTCACGCGCCCGGGGCAGGTGATCACCCACGAGGGTGTGACCGTCATCGGCTACATCGACTTGCCGAGTCGCCTCGCCCCCACGGCCAGCCAGCTGTACGGCTCGAACCTCTATCATCTGCTCGCGGACATGGGCGGGGCCAAGAGCTGGCACGTGGATCACAACGATCCCGTCGTTCGCGGCGCGTTGGTGCTGCACGACGGCGAGCTGATGTGGCCTCCGCCCAAGGCGGAGCCTCCGCCGGCACCCAAGAAGCCGAAGATACCGAGCACCGTGCCGCCGGCTCATCGCGACAAGCTGGCGGAGCCTCCCAAGAAGGGCAACGCCGGCGCCATCGGCATGCTGCTGGCGGCCGTCGCGCTGGCCGCCTTGGGCATGGTCGCACCCGCCGGCTTCCTCACTCACCTCACCGTGTTCGTGCTGGCCGTGATCATCGGTTGGCAGGTGATCTGGAACGTGACGCCGTCGCTCCACACGCCGCTCATGAGCGTCACGAACGCCATCAGCGGTATCATCTTGATCGGCGGCATGCTCCAGATCAGCGGGCCGCTCCAGTCGCCCGTCACCATTCTGGGTGCGGTGGCCGTGCTCATCGCGACCATCAACGTTGCTGGGGGATTCCTCGTGACGCAGCGAATGCTGCGGATGTTCCACAAGTAG
- a CDS encoding divalent metal cation transporter: protein MTETSRKGVLSALGPGLLFAAAAVGVSHLVQSTRAGAVYGLALVGMVILANVVKYPAFRFGPYYSVATRTSILEGYRRQGTWALVLYGLLTLGTMFTVLGAIGLVTAGLAMATFGFKASPLGVATALIGVCAVLLAVGHYHWLDRVVKVLVGVLTVSTIVSTVMAIPRVNWAGAHWWLTPSELDRPTIFFVAALVGWMPSAIDVSVWQSLWTLARREDSGHEATLKESSIDFHIGYLGTAFLALCFVLLGAGVMHGSGQKFADTAGGFAAQVITLYSDNLGAWSRPIIGTAAFAVMFSTLLTVVDGFPRALAVLVARFRGPETGARYELGEPAQRRSYWVALLVLSAGALLIISLLMKSLKSLVDIATTLSFLSAPLLSVLNHRAVTGAEVEKKLRPPRWLVNMSLAGIAFQGLFAVYYLWVRYG, encoded by the coding sequence ATGACCGAGACGTCACGTAAAGGAGTGCTGTCGGCGCTGGGTCCCGGCTTGCTGTTCGCCGCCGCGGCAGTGGGCGTGTCGCATCTGGTGCAGTCCACCCGCGCCGGTGCCGTCTACGGCCTGGCTCTGGTGGGCATGGTGATCCTCGCCAATGTCGTGAAGTACCCCGCGTTTCGTTTCGGCCCCTACTACTCCGTGGCCACGCGCACCTCGATCCTCGAGGGCTATCGGCGGCAAGGCACGTGGGCGCTCGTGCTCTACGGCCTGCTCACCCTGGGCACCATGTTCACCGTGCTCGGCGCCATCGGCTTGGTGACCGCCGGGCTCGCGATGGCGACCTTCGGGTTCAAGGCCAGTCCCCTGGGCGTGGCCACGGCCTTGATCGGCGTCTGTGCCGTGCTCTTGGCCGTGGGCCACTACCACTGGCTCGACCGCGTGGTGAAGGTGCTGGTCGGCGTGCTCACCGTTTCGACCATCGTCTCCACCGTGATGGCGATCCCCCGGGTGAATTGGGCCGGCGCCCACTGGTGGCTCACGCCCAGCGAGCTCGATCGCCCGACGATCTTCTTCGTGGCTGCGCTGGTCGGATGGATGCCGTCGGCGATCGACGTCTCCGTTTGGCAATCCTTGTGGACGCTGGCGCGGAGGGAAGACTCCGGCCACGAGGCCACGCTGAAAGAGTCGTCCATCGATTTCCACATCGGCTATCTGGGGACGGCCTTCTTGGCGCTGTGCTTCGTGCTGCTCGGCGCGGGTGTGATGCACGGCAGCGGCCAGAAGTTTGCGGACACCGCGGGCGGGTTCGCGGCCCAGGTGATCACCCTGTACTCCGACAACTTGGGCGCCTGGAGCCGCCCCATCATCGGCACGGCGGCCTTCGCCGTGATGTTCTCGACCCTTTTGACCGTCGTGGATGGCTTTCCGCGGGCGCTGGCCGTCCTCGTCGCCCGTTTCCGCGGGCCGGAGACGGGCGCGCGCTACGAGCTCGGGGAGCCCGCCCAGCGGCGCAGCTACTGGGTCGCGCTGCTGGTGCTCTCCGCGGGGGCGCTGCTCATCATCAGCCTGCTCATGAAGTCCCTCAAATCGCTCGTCGACATCGCGACCACGCTCTCGTTCCTGTCGGCGCCGTTGCTCAGCGTGCTCAATCACCGGGCGGTTACGGGAGCGGAAGTCGAAAAGAAGCTTCGCCCGCCGCGTTGGCTCGTGAACATGAGCCTTGCCGGCATCGCCTTCCAGGGGCTCTTTGCCGTCTACTATCTGTGGGTCCGCTACGGTTGA